Proteins encoded within one genomic window of Triticum aestivum cultivar Chinese Spring chromosome 2D, IWGSC CS RefSeq v2.1, whole genome shotgun sequence:
- the LOC123049036 gene encoding putative anthocyanidin reductase, which produces MSRVCVTGAAGYIAAWLVRKLLQRGCVVHATLRSLRDEKKTGLLKSLPGAAERLVLFEADIYDAATFEPAIQGCEFVFLVATPLLHDTSSTKYKNITEAVVDATRIILQQCERSKTVRRVIHTASVTAASPLKEDGDGYKDAMNESCWSPLHLSYGYSNVHLDAYVSSKRLSEEELLRHNESEGGRAFEVVTLACGLVGGDTIQPILWSSIPVVVAPLTGNEMHHNSLKFMQALCGSVPLVHIEDACEAHLFCMDQPSMAGRFLCAVGYPNMEDYVARFAARYPEHKILLKKVAGEGVRVKGDSTKLVDLGFKFKYGVEETLDCSVECAKRMGEL; this is translated from the exons ATGAGCAGGGTGTGCGTCACCGGAGCGGCCGGCTACATCGCGGCCTGGCTCGTCCGTAAGCTTCTGCAGCGAGGCTGCGTCGTCCACGCCACCTTGAGATCCCTCC GGGATGAGAAGAAGACGGGGCTGCTGAAGTCGCTGCCGGGCGCGGCGGAGCGGCTGGTGCTGTTCGAGGCTGATATCTACGACGCCGCCACCTTCGAGCCGGCCATCCAGGGCTGCGAGTTCGTCTTCCTCGTCGCCACCCCGCTGCTGCACGACACCAGCAGCACCAAG TACAAGAACATAACTGAAGCGGTCGTGGACGCGACGCGCATCATCCTGCAGCAGTGCGAGCGGTCCAAGACGGTGCGGCGCGTCATCCACACGGCCTCCGTCACGGCCGCCTCGCCGCTCAAGGAGGACGGCGACGGGTACAAGGACGCCATGAACGAGTCCTGCTGGTCGCCGCTCCACCTCTCCTACGGCTACAGCAACGTCCACCTCGAC GCGTACGTGTCGTCCAAGAGGCTGTCAGAGGAGGAGCTGCTGAGGCACAACGAGTCGGAGGGGGGCAGGGCGTTCGAGGTGGTGACGCTGGCGTGCGGGCTCGTCGGCGGCGACACCATCCAGCCCATCCTGTGGAGCAGCATCCCCGTGGTGGTGGCGCCGCTCACCGGCAACGAGATGCATCACAACTCCCTCAAGTTCATGCAGGCGCTCTGCGGCTCCGTGCCGCTGGTGCACATCGAGGACGCCTGCGAGGCGCACCTCTTCTGCATGGACCAGCCGTCCATGGCTGGGCGCTTCCTCTGCGCCGTCGGGTACCCCAACATGGAGGACTACGTCGCCCGCTTTGCCGCCCGCTACCCGGAGCACAAGATACTGCTCAAGAA GGTGGCGGGAGAGGGAGTGAGGGTGAAGGGTGATTCGACCAAGCTCGTGGATCTGGGGTTCAAGTTCAAGTATGGTGTGGAGGAGACGCTGGACTGCAGCGTGGAATGCGCCAAGAGGATGGGAGAGCTCTGA